In bacterium, the genomic window CAGGTCTCCTGATGCACGAAGCACACCTGGCGGCGTATAAGGTCGAGCTCACCGAAGAAAGAAAGAGCGAGCTGCAGCTGCGAAGAGTCGAGGATATGCTTGAGAAGATAATGACCCTGGACGAGCACTCGCTAGTTACGCCTCGTGCACCCGGAAAGCGGTTGATAGTAGACTGCAGACATTTTACCGTTCTTGCTTGCTCATTTCTGAGATCGAAAGGCATACCCGCAAGGGCAAGATGCGGCTTCGGAGGTTACTTCCAACCCGGGATATACTCCGATCACTGGATATGCGAGTACTGGGACAGCACCC contains:
- a CDS encoding transglutaminase domain-containing protein, translating into MKWTFCGLGFMVFLFTGLKAQGSNTISPSNERSAMLEYYTTQGVTTDPGKYEDLYKELPDDVHGLVQAVTGLLMHEAHLAAYKVELTEERKSELQLRRVEDMLEKIMTLDEHSLVTPRAPGKRLIVDCRHFTVLACSFLRSKGIPARARCGFGGYFQPGIYSDHWICEYWDST